The Streptomyces sp. NL15-2K genome contains a region encoding:
- a CDS encoding sigma-70 family RNA polymerase sigma factor, with translation MRTPTTSSRAAGSSHRRGANAPTADGFVRELYERHHGPLLRYVSGLLRGDRQRAEDFVQETLLRAWLSSADQPPGWSASRAWLFRVAHNLVVDWTRREQTRPEFHQELLETHAEAVDPISQAVHRCFLVNALSRLSQPHREILFYVYVLGWTGPDAADALSIPPGTVKSRTHHALRELRRRHLRHMLVAA, from the coding sequence ATGAGAACGCCCACGACCAGCTCCCGCGCCGCCGGGAGCTCTCACAGACGTGGTGCAAACGCTCCCACCGCCGACGGATTTGTCCGTGAGCTCTACGAACGGCACCACGGCCCGCTGCTGCGCTACGTCAGCGGACTGCTGCGCGGCGACCGGCAGCGAGCCGAGGACTTCGTCCAGGAGACGCTGCTGCGCGCCTGGCTGAGCTCCGCGGACCAGCCACCGGGCTGGTCCGCGTCGCGGGCCTGGCTGTTCCGGGTGGCCCACAACCTGGTGGTCGACTGGACCCGACGCGAGCAGACGCGCCCCGAGTTCCACCAGGAGCTTCTGGAGACCCACGCCGAAGCGGTCGACCCGATCAGCCAGGCGGTTCACCGCTGCTTCCTCGTGAACGCCCTCTCCCGCCTCTCCCAGCCTCATCGCGAGATCCTGTTCTACGTCTACGTGCTGGGCTGGACCGGCCCGGACGCGGCGGACGCCCTGTCCATACCGCCGGGCACGGTGAAGTCCCGCACCCACCACGCCCTGCGGGAGCTGCGCCGGCGCCACCTTCGGCACATGCTGGTGGCGGCATGA